In Akkermansia muciniphila, one DNA window encodes the following:
- a CDS encoding c-type cytochrome, with protein MMNRTPAVFFLFLRRPGEFFPLFWLAGAFMLGFLWSLAYASGLVEEGPLPWPAGRLMFAFYGMLVYGWALPVLFSVAAGSGGRWRKPAEWLWHACVALGVATIAAGNGSGVLLMPFDWWVCPVFAFLSAGAACLAWFRPFPWPVRLLFSSSAGCVAAALLVLGYTQGLSMNGLLDVSALGGSLSCGLMFAALGAAALRLDMGQGGTVGILSVWMALVLAAAPVIGGLGGLQGVPVPWMLVEAGTVWCWCAVLPAVVAAALFWMKSGTKTGIWMKTGVSLLALLAAWNVFVAGAPELMQFSLSAWHEPELWILPGAGVLMMAGGKAPGRFPAAWRLLGAGVCGVFLAYAVGVLAVLDVQAFPEARRAELMSGWVGMAACVHAVAMAFCLAGSLCLWRPVEEEDGSREPEPPFLPRFFFISAVAAVVALAAAAAVFLHAPPPDSMEVRRPVQDAAGAGIYAAEGCALCHTQIIRRSLSGKDWQTAIDRGTDPDFPYRVSEPEDMDAEFNREGAPQVGVAAVGPDLSNAAEYITGRLEYEDAVSGGTRRAAQAREWLALHLYNPREMQFNKPWTVCPAMPGLFEERPVEGNAPSPEALPVRMEPGRELIPTERGKHLLNYLASLRRVEPSRKRDRIHSSPGMSHIHPDYAAHPPAVDMERLKKARAAAVMEKGKGVYLSKCAICHGNDGLGDRVTYPPLAGSEWLKEKPDAEIVRIILQGLTGPITVNGKAWDSTMLPPGITNSRDLANLLTFLRRQFGGVEGAAYTPEQMDAIRREL; from the coding sequence ATGATGAACCGTACCCCCGCCGTTTTTTTTCTGTTTCTCCGCCGTCCGGGAGAGTTTTTCCCCTTGTTCTGGCTGGCAGGTGCTTTCATGCTGGGTTTCCTGTGGTCGCTGGCGTACGCCTCCGGTCTGGTGGAGGAAGGGCCTTTGCCGTGGCCGGCCGGCCGTCTCATGTTCGCATTCTACGGCATGCTGGTGTACGGCTGGGCCCTCCCCGTCCTGTTTTCTGTTGCGGCGGGAAGCGGGGGCCGGTGGAGGAAACCCGCAGAATGGCTCTGGCATGCCTGCGTCGCGCTGGGGGTGGCGACCATTGCCGCGGGGAATGGGAGCGGCGTGCTCCTGATGCCTTTTGACTGGTGGGTCTGTCCGGTTTTCGCTTTCCTTTCCGCAGGGGCGGCGTGTCTCGCATGGTTCCGGCCGTTTCCGTGGCCTGTACGGCTGTTGTTCAGTTCTTCCGCCGGGTGCGTGGCTGCGGCCCTTCTGGTGCTGGGATATACGCAGGGATTATCCATGAATGGCCTGCTGGATGTTTCCGCCCTGGGGGGGAGCCTGTCCTGCGGGCTGATGTTTGCTGCCCTGGGAGCGGCGGCGCTCCGGCTGGATATGGGGCAAGGGGGGACAGTTGGAATTCTGTCCGTCTGGATGGCCCTGGTTCTGGCGGCGGCGCCGGTGATCGGAGGGCTGGGGGGGCTTCAGGGGGTTCCCGTGCCGTGGATGTTGGTGGAGGCCGGTACCGTCTGGTGTTGGTGCGCCGTTCTTCCCGCCGTTGTGGCGGCGGCGCTTTTTTGGATGAAATCCGGTACGAAGACAGGAATATGGATGAAGACCGGGGTTTCCCTGCTTGCCTTGCTGGCGGCATGGAACGTGTTTGTTGCAGGTGCGCCGGAGCTGATGCAGTTTTCCCTGTCTGCGTGGCATGAGCCGGAATTATGGATTCTGCCGGGGGCCGGAGTGTTGATGATGGCAGGGGGGAAGGCTCCCGGACGTTTCCCTGCGGCATGGCGGCTACTGGGCGCAGGCGTCTGCGGCGTGTTTCTGGCGTATGCCGTAGGCGTGCTTGCCGTCCTGGATGTTCAGGCTTTTCCTGAGGCGCGTCGTGCGGAGCTGATGAGCGGCTGGGTGGGCATGGCTGCCTGCGTCCACGCCGTTGCCATGGCTTTTTGCCTGGCGGGCAGCCTCTGCCTGTGGCGGCCTGTGGAAGAGGAAGACGGAAGCCGGGAGCCGGAACCTCCGTTTTTGCCGCGCTTCTTCTTCATTTCAGCCGTTGCGGCGGTTGTGGCGCTGGCTGCTGCTGCGGCCGTTTTCCTGCATGCTCCGCCTCCGGATTCCATGGAGGTCAGGAGACCCGTTCAGGATGCGGCTGGCGCCGGTATTTATGCCGCGGAGGGGTGTGCCCTGTGCCATACCCAGATTATCCGGCGTTCCCTGTCCGGAAAAGACTGGCAGACGGCAATTGACCGCGGGACGGATCCGGATTTCCCCTACCGGGTTAGTGAGCCGGAAGACATGGATGCCGAATTCAACAGGGAAGGAGCGCCGCAGGTAGGTGTAGCGGCGGTTGGGCCGGATTTAAGCAATGCTGCGGAGTATATCACAGGCAGGCTGGAATATGAGGATGCCGTGTCCGGCGGCACGCGCCGCGCCGCGCAGGCGCGGGAATGGCTGGCCCTGCATCTTTACAACCCGCGGGAAATGCAGTTCAACAAGCCCTGGACTGTGTGTCCGGCCATGCCCGGACTGTTTGAGGAACGCCCCGTAGAAGGGAATGCTCCTTCCCCGGAGGCCCTCCCCGTCCGGATGGAACCGGGCCGGGAACTGATTCCCACGGAACGGGGGAAGCATCTGCTGAACTACCTGGCTTCCCTCCGAAGGGTGGAGCCTTCCCGGAAACGCGACCGTATTCATTCTTCCCCGGGAATGTCCCATATTCACCCGGATTATGCCGCCCATCCTCCCGCCGTGGACATGGAACGCCTGAAAAAAGCACGCGCCGCTGCCGTCATGGAAAAGGGGAAAGGCGTGTATCTCTCCAAATGCGCCATTTGCCACGGCAACGACGGCCTGGGAGACAGGGTAACCTATCCTCCCCTGGCTGGCTCCGAATGGCTGAAAGAAAAGCCTGATGCGGAAATCGTCAGGATCATCCTCCAGGGGCTGACCGGCCCCATCACGGTGAATGGCAAGGCATGGGATTCCACCATGCTGCCGCCCGGCATCACGAATTCCCGGGATCTGGCCAACCTCCTCACATTCCTGCGCCGCCAGTTCGGAGGCGTGGAAGGAGCGGCCTATACGCCGGAACAGATGGACGCCATTCGCCGGGAGCTGTGA
- the icd gene encoding NADP-dependent isocitrate dehydrogenase — MANLTFTPPADGAAVTMQNGRLCVPDRPVIPFIIGDGTGPEIWAAASRVIDAAVAKAYQGRRSIAWYEVFAGQKSFDNLGTWLPNETVEAFRTYLIGIKGPLTTPVGGGIRSLNVTLRQDLDLFVCLRPVRYFNGIETPVKAPEKVDMVVFRENTEDIYAGIEFKEGTEDAKLFFDTMSRIFPDRMKKVRFPESSGFGIKPVSREGTERLVRAAIDYAVKNGRKSVTLVHKGNIMKFTEGGFRDWGYDVARREYGALPIGDGPWLKLPNGIVIKDCIADAFLQEILLHPENFDVVATLNLNGDYISDALAAQVGGIGIAPGGNINYLTGHSIFEATHGTGPKLAGLNKANPSSVILSAEMMLRYMGWTEAADLLIQAIDRVISEKTVTFDLAEMIPGSTELTCSAYGDKLVEALS, encoded by the coding sequence ATGGCCAATTTAACATTCACCCCTCCCGCGGACGGTGCAGCCGTCACCATGCAGAACGGCAGGCTTTGCGTTCCGGACAGGCCCGTCATTCCTTTTATCATCGGTGATGGAACCGGTCCTGAGATATGGGCGGCGGCCTCCCGTGTCATTGACGCAGCCGTAGCCAAGGCTTATCAGGGCAGGCGTTCCATCGCATGGTATGAAGTTTTTGCCGGGCAGAAATCTTTTGACAACCTGGGCACCTGGCTTCCGAATGAAACGGTGGAAGCTTTCCGCACGTACCTCATCGGCATCAAAGGCCCCCTCACCACTCCGGTGGGCGGAGGCATCCGCAGCCTGAACGTCACGCTGCGGCAGGATCTGGATCTGTTTGTCTGCCTGCGTCCCGTGCGCTATTTCAACGGCATTGAAACTCCCGTCAAAGCTCCGGAAAAAGTGGACATGGTCGTTTTCCGCGAAAACACGGAAGACATCTACGCCGGAATCGAATTCAAGGAAGGCACGGAGGACGCCAAGCTGTTTTTTGATACCATGAGCCGCATTTTCCCGGACCGCATGAAAAAGGTGCGTTTCCCGGAAAGCTCCGGCTTCGGCATCAAGCCCGTTTCCCGTGAAGGCACGGAGCGCCTGGTGCGCGCCGCCATTGACTATGCCGTGAAAAACGGAAGGAAAAGCGTCACGCTGGTGCATAAGGGCAACATCATGAAATTCACGGAAGGCGGCTTCCGTGACTGGGGATATGATGTCGCACGGCGGGAATACGGCGCCCTCCCCATAGGGGACGGCCCCTGGCTGAAGCTTCCCAACGGAATCGTGATCAAGGATTGCATTGCAGACGCCTTCCTTCAGGAAATTCTTCTCCATCCGGAAAACTTCGACGTGGTAGCCACGCTGAATCTGAACGGGGATTACATCTCCGACGCCCTGGCGGCGCAGGTCGGCGGCATCGGAATCGCCCCAGGAGGCAACATCAACTACCTGACGGGGCATTCCATTTTTGAAGCTACGCACGGCACCGGGCCGAAACTGGCCGGACTGAACAAAGCCAACCCCAGCTCCGTCATCCTGTCTGCGGAGATGATGTTGCGCTACATGGGCTGGACGGAAGCCGCCGACCTGCTGATTCAGGCCATCGACCGGGTAATTTCCGAAAAAACGGTCACGTTCGACCTTGCGGAAATGATTCCCGGTTCCACGGAACTTACCTGCTCCGCCTACGGGGACAAGCTGGTGGAAGCCCTGAGCTGA
- a CDS encoding DUF4230 domain-containing protein has protein sequence MKIRNPEFRYAQHLMSGSSTTFFHSPAVVALARGAVLIGVLAVLFWGVRSCITAPVEKPMAVAEKLIDAGREAGLTLINKGFSSNHGGVALIVQKDEKVANLVTVERTFEYEYRYSTTWWWSRKTLILKAAYRAHGGINLEGPEPLRIIIPAGNKGPITAEGLHGTLISCEMVEGSLRIVKDDAGIWNRLTSEDAAIAVNQLNENARKHIMESGLKHQAEENFLKRLREEAGQPEEPSGKDRWF, from the coding sequence ATGAAGATCCGGAATCCTGAATTCCGCTACGCGCAACATCTCATGAGCGGTTCCTCCACCACCTTTTTCCATTCCCCCGCTGTCGTCGCCCTGGCCAGGGGAGCCGTTCTGATCGGTGTGCTGGCCGTATTGTTCTGGGGTGTGCGCTCCTGCATCACCGCCCCGGTGGAAAAGCCGATGGCTGTAGCGGAAAAACTGATTGACGCCGGCAGGGAAGCGGGCCTCACCCTGATCAATAAGGGTTTTTCCTCCAACCACGGCGGCGTGGCCCTGATTGTGCAGAAGGATGAAAAAGTGGCCAATCTGGTTACCGTGGAACGGACTTTTGAATATGAATACCGTTACTCCACCACCTGGTGGTGGAGCAGGAAAACGCTGATTCTGAAAGCGGCCTACCGCGCCCATGGGGGCATCAATCTGGAAGGGCCCGAACCTCTTCGGATTATCATTCCCGCAGGAAACAAAGGCCCCATTACGGCGGAGGGCCTTCATGGAACGCTGATTTCCTGCGAGATGGTGGAGGGTTCCCTGCGCATTGTGAAGGACGACGCCGGCATCTGGAACAGGCTGACTTCCGAAGATGCCGCCATTGCCGTCAACCAGCTGAACGAAAACGCCCGGAAGCATATCATGGAGAGTGGCTTGAAACATCAGGCTGAAGAAAATTTCCTCAAACGCCTCCGGGAAGAAGCCGGTCAGCCGGAAGAACCTTCCGGGAAGGACCGCTGGTTCTGA
- a CDS encoding YkvA family protein, whose protein sequence is MKNRFPIPPNGSRQQLLVRAVNYFRSREGEPRLFTKRKIVLLILTALYAFSPIDLIPDFIPGFGQIDDLTVIAFTFLALFMPPIREDGSHEDPES, encoded by the coding sequence ATGAAAAACAGGTTTCCCATTCCACCCAACGGCTCCAGGCAACAACTCCTGGTCAGAGCTGTCAATTACTTCCGCAGCCGGGAAGGAGAACCGCGCCTTTTCACCAAACGCAAGATTGTTCTCCTCATCCTGACCGCTCTCTACGCTTTTTCCCCCATTGACTTGATTCCGGATTTCATTCCCGGATTTGGACAAATAGACGACCTGACCGTCATCGCTTTCACTTTCCTGGCCCTGTTCATGCCTCCCATCAGGGAAGATGGCTCCCATGAAGATCCGGAATCCTGA
- a CDS encoding MBL fold metallo-hydrolase, with protein sequence MISFTNISGAEEIGANCYLLEMDGTRIVLDSGMHPKKEGKAAMPDFDSLEPNSVEAVFLSHSHLDHLGTLPVLQEKQPAAEVFMTPAAAALSEVMLHNSVNVMSAKRLDLGIVEYPFFTHNDLDRLSDAWNAKSCNEVFRVGFRQNVLATFYDAGHILGSAGVMLESESGHTVFYTGDVQFEDQSMIPGADFPESGVDTLVMECTRGGFQRSAHYSRPEEMVRFGKAIAETLERGGAVLIPVFAIGKSQEMLFNIHRFKQMGVIPANTPVYFGGLSAKVSLLYDRFAGSTRRHDHEFKLKDEIQTVPLPRKGKAPLVCSPGNIYVVSSGMMTENTLSNVMAEQVLPQEKNAILFVGYADPDSPAGLLKATPEGELVKMRPKGQPVRRKCTVDCFDFSGHATRDALVNYAVKLNPRQVVLVHGDPDAVEWMRHTLSAKMPDSTIVVPEPGRRYTFEP encoded by the coding sequence ATGATCAGTTTCACCAATATCAGCGGAGCCGAGGAAATTGGGGCCAATTGCTATTTGCTTGAGATGGACGGCACCAGGATCGTGCTTGACAGCGGGATGCACCCCAAGAAGGAGGGGAAGGCGGCCATGCCGGACTTTGATTCCCTGGAACCTAATTCCGTGGAAGCCGTTTTTTTAAGCCATTCCCACCTGGACCATCTGGGGACGCTGCCCGTGCTTCAGGAGAAACAGCCTGCGGCGGAGGTGTTCATGACGCCCGCTGCGGCAGCCCTGTCTGAAGTGATGCTGCACAATTCCGTGAATGTGATGAGCGCCAAGAGGCTGGACCTGGGCATTGTGGAGTATCCTTTTTTCACCCATAACGATCTGGACAGATTGAGCGACGCCTGGAATGCCAAATCCTGCAACGAAGTGTTCCGCGTGGGCTTTCGTCAGAACGTGCTGGCCACGTTTTATGATGCCGGGCACATCCTGGGGTCTGCCGGCGTGATGCTGGAGAGCGAGAGCGGCCATACCGTATTTTACACGGGGGACGTGCAGTTTGAGGACCAGAGCATGATTCCCGGGGCTGATTTTCCGGAATCCGGCGTAGATACGCTGGTGATGGAGTGCACGCGCGGCGGTTTCCAGCGCAGCGCCCACTATTCCAGGCCGGAAGAGATGGTGAGGTTCGGGAAAGCGATTGCGGAGACGCTGGAGCGCGGCGGCGCCGTACTGATTCCGGTATTCGCCATCGGCAAGAGCCAGGAGATGCTGTTCAATATCCACCGTTTCAAGCAAATGGGGGTGATTCCCGCCAATACTCCCGTGTATTTCGGCGGTCTGAGCGCGAAAGTTTCCCTGTTGTACGACCGTTTTGCCGGGTCAACGCGCAGGCATGACCATGAATTTAAACTGAAGGATGAGATTCAGACCGTGCCCCTTCCGCGCAAGGGAAAAGCTCCGCTGGTGTGTTCCCCGGGGAATATTTACGTGGTGTCCAGCGGCATGATGACGGAAAACACGCTTTCCAACGTTATGGCAGAACAGGTTCTTCCCCAGGAGAAGAATGCTATTTTGTTCGTAGGATATGCGGATCCTGATTCTCCCGCGGGCCTGTTGAAGGCAACGCCTGAAGGGGAACTGGTGAAAATGCGGCCCAAGGGGCAGCCGGTGCGCCGCAAGTGCACCGTGGACTGTTTTGATTTTTCCGGGCATGCCACCCGGGATGCCTTGGTCAATTATGCCGTGAAGCTGAATCCCAGGCAGGTGGTTCTGGTGCACGGGGACCCGGATGCCGTGGAGTGGATGCGCCATACGTTATCCGCCAAAATGCCGGATTCTACTATCGTCGTTCCTGAGCCGGGGCGCCGCTACACTTTTGAGCCATGA
- the tmk gene encoding dTMP kinase → MSFTGERKGRLVVFEGIDGTGKSTHIGHLRKYLEGKGLEVVQSFEPTRGRWGRMLRDSAVTGRLSAEEEVALFLKDRREHVKTLIAPALARGAWVLLDRYYLSMMAYQGARGIDPQAIRAANEEFAPVPDAVVWLDIPVSVALERIGNRGERDAFETEEGLAACRSVFASVHAPWMLRVEADAGEEEVAARVRRSLSARFPDVIEA, encoded by the coding sequence ATGAGTTTTACAGGAGAAAGAAAGGGGAGGCTGGTCGTCTTTGAAGGCATTGACGGCACGGGCAAGTCCACCCACATCGGCCACTTGCGGAAGTATCTGGAGGGGAAGGGGCTGGAAGTGGTGCAGAGTTTTGAGCCCACGCGCGGCCGGTGGGGCCGGATGCTCCGGGATTCCGCCGTGACCGGACGCCTTTCCGCAGAGGAGGAAGTGGCCCTGTTCCTGAAAGACAGGAGGGAACATGTAAAGACGCTGATTGCTCCCGCATTGGCGCGGGGGGCATGGGTTCTGCTGGATCGCTACTATCTTTCCATGATGGCTTACCAGGGCGCGCGCGGCATAGACCCGCAGGCCATCCGCGCCGCCAATGAAGAGTTTGCCCCGGTGCCGGATGCCGTGGTCTGGCTGGATATTCCCGTTTCCGTGGCATTGGAACGCATCGGAAACCGCGGGGAACGCGACGCTTTTGAGACGGAAGAGGGTCTGGCGGCCTGCCGCAGCGTGTTTGCTTCCGTCCATGCTCCCTGGATGCTCCGCGTAGAAGCGGACGCCGGAGAGGAAGAAGTGGCGGCAAGAGTGCGGAGGTCTCTTTCCGCGCGTTTTCCCGATGTCATTGAAGCATAG
- the queC gene encoding 7-cyano-7-deazaguanine synthase QueC, translating to MDKMETAVLLSGGLDSSVALHWAHRNHRVRVALSFDYASNHAERELECAAWQAASLGIEHRVIDISSISSHLKSALLSGADDIPDGSYDEELMKQTVVPFRNGIFLSIAAGVAESCGAQQLVIAAHSGDHSIYPDCREEFMAAMTQAIRLGTYAGLGILRPFIHMSKGGIAAMGQDLGVDFSRTYSCYKGGAVHCGVCSTCMERREAFREAGIPDPTAYAPAK from the coding sequence ATGGACAAGATGGAAACAGCCGTACTGCTCAGCGGGGGACTGGACTCCAGCGTAGCCCTGCACTGGGCGCACAGGAACCACCGCGTCCGGGTGGCCCTCAGCTTTGACTATGCCTCCAACCACGCGGAACGGGAACTGGAATGCGCTGCCTGGCAGGCCGCCAGCCTGGGCATAGAGCACCGCGTGATTGACATCTCCTCCATCTCCTCCCATTTGAAATCCGCCCTCCTCTCCGGCGCGGACGATATTCCGGACGGTTCCTATGATGAAGAACTGATGAAACAGACCGTCGTCCCCTTCCGCAACGGCATCTTCCTGTCCATCGCCGCCGGAGTTGCGGAAAGCTGCGGAGCGCAGCAGCTCGTCATTGCGGCCCATTCCGGTGACCATAGCATCTATCCGGACTGCCGGGAGGAATTCATGGCCGCCATGACGCAGGCCATTCGCCTGGGAACCTACGCCGGCCTGGGCATCCTGCGCCCTTTCATCCACATGTCCAAGGGCGGCATCGCTGCCATGGGCCAGGATTTGGGCGTGGACTTTTCCCGCACCTACTCCTGCTACAAGGGCGGAGCCGTCCACTGCGGCGTCTGTTCCACCTGCATGGAACGCCGGGAAGCCTTCAGGGAAGCCGGGATTCCGGATCCAACGGCTTATGCGCCTGCGAAATAG
- the queF gene encoding preQ(1) synthase: MSDDHLTLLGSQSSFFTSPDDARLESFPNRGTRPYTITLDTHEFSSLCPVTGQPDSCRLTITYVPAEKCVETKSLKYYLASYRNYPAFNEQIVNRITDDLVAAISPRWLKVEGRFSPRGGIQLTATAEHNPENRPL; the protein is encoded by the coding sequence ATGTCCGACGACCATCTGACTCTATTAGGCTCTCAAAGCTCCTTCTTCACCAGCCCTGACGACGCCAGGCTGGAATCCTTCCCCAACCGCGGCACGCGTCCCTACACCATCACGCTGGACACCCATGAATTTTCCTCCCTCTGCCCCGTTACCGGGCAACCGGATTCCTGCCGCCTGACGATCACCTACGTTCCCGCGGAAAAATGCGTGGAAACCAAATCCCTCAAATACTATCTGGCCTCCTACCGCAACTACCCGGCTTTCAACGAACAAATCGTCAACCGCATCACGGATGATCTGGTGGCCGCCATTTCCCCGCGGTGGCTGAAGGTGGAAGGACGTTTCTCCCCCCGCGGCGGCATCCAGCTGACCGCAACAGCCGAACACAATCCGGAAAACCGCCCTCTTTAA
- a CDS encoding mechanosensitive ion channel domain-containing protein, with amino-acid sequence MSIPDYRIFFRLCAAFFLAGFLASGSVSAQQAEPPSAAPEQVEEARTEQPQAQPDQSEMDAVIMALCHEITILKKNEEKRMAVREVLVKNADATYNYFDTRVYEMSAVLYALDDQKIFTLAFYCKAATRLVEMYYAQKPDFQEQEERLGKEIERIKKLAESLEEVDTANLSEPSLVQRDEALYACQELEKSLQEEKEQFIYLKELFNNLNRKIDTLNYESAQMFTSLFNRIFYTPSHAARYIFLKPLKTYEICMSVWETSADSKLQLPSDSETLKHYGLILLGIILCSYCLARFIVFLGFKKTLKKTGNYNKRHAFTNVTTILIVALILVIASLRTPNYLLESAASLGAEFLLLVSAILFSLVTRLPYGTINSGIRIYMPYLLLGGFFMLLRMFMAPNIIVDISMPILFTLVSLFSLLTWVRQRHKLPRLDRFFSTVSLVFTILGSVLCWTGFSFMAFLVLMTWIMLMTSILLLVGLWDLLHHYEKRRKERNKRVILWFRPFVSKLALPCLTIFLILFSLIWPAATFDMGDLIINKIFAATEIKDLFTFSWSSVITVILIAIVLNYLIFLGKNTLHEVYGEDYEVGIIPTFVTLSSLFLWGLFVFTALIIMNANYNGLLMVMGGLSMGIGFALKDTIENIICGLSLMLGRLRQGDMIECDGYRGRVSSLGYRSTMIETLDGSIIAFQNSQLFNKNFRNMTRNHKFECVKVEVGISYGTDVERARKIILETLSSLPFLSKVKKTSVVLDNFGDSAVNLGVWVWVPVMTKSSSLSSVREHIYNAFNEHGISIPFPQQDLYVKEFPGEEPVLEKGAPVQGA; translated from the coding sequence ATGAGCATCCCTGATTACCGGATCTTTTTCCGCCTCTGCGCCGCCTTTTTTCTGGCGGGGTTTCTGGCCTCAGGTTCTGTGTCCGCACAGCAGGCGGAACCTCCTTCCGCCGCCCCGGAACAGGTGGAGGAAGCCAGGACGGAACAGCCCCAGGCGCAGCCGGACCAATCGGAAATGGATGCGGTTATCATGGCCCTGTGCCATGAAATCACCATCCTGAAAAAGAATGAGGAAAAAAGGATGGCCGTCCGGGAAGTGCTCGTGAAGAACGCGGACGCCACCTACAATTATTTTGACACCAGGGTATATGAAATGTCCGCCGTGCTTTACGCCCTGGACGATCAAAAAATCTTTACGCTGGCTTTTTACTGCAAGGCAGCCACCAGGCTGGTGGAAATGTATTACGCCCAAAAACCGGACTTCCAGGAACAGGAGGAGCGGCTAGGCAAGGAAATAGAACGCATTAAAAAACTGGCGGAATCCCTGGAGGAAGTCGACACGGCCAACCTGTCGGAACCATCCCTGGTGCAAAGGGACGAAGCTCTGTATGCCTGCCAGGAACTGGAAAAATCCCTTCAGGAAGAAAAGGAGCAGTTCATTTACCTTAAGGAACTTTTCAATAATCTGAACAGGAAGATAGACACGCTGAACTATGAAAGCGCCCAAATGTTCACCTCCCTGTTCAACAGGATATTTTACACCCCGTCCCATGCGGCCAGGTATATCTTTCTCAAGCCGCTCAAGACGTATGAAATATGCATGAGCGTATGGGAAACATCCGCGGACAGCAAGCTCCAGCTTCCATCAGACTCGGAAACGCTCAAACACTACGGCCTTATCCTGCTGGGCATCATCCTGTGCTCCTACTGCCTTGCCCGCTTCATTGTCTTCCTGGGCTTCAAAAAAACGCTGAAAAAGACGGGCAACTACAACAAGCGTCATGCGTTCACCAACGTCACCACCATTCTTATCGTGGCGCTGATCCTCGTCATTGCCTCACTGCGCACGCCGAACTACCTGCTGGAGAGCGCGGCTTCCCTGGGCGCGGAATTCCTTCTGCTGGTCAGCGCCATCCTGTTCTCCCTGGTCACGCGCCTCCCCTACGGAACCATTAACTCCGGCATCCGCATCTACATGCCCTACCTTCTTCTGGGCGGATTCTTCATGCTTCTGCGCATGTTCATGGCCCCCAACATTATCGTGGATATTTCCATGCCCATCCTGTTCACGCTGGTTTCCCTCTTCTCCCTGCTGACCTGGGTGCGGCAGCGGCACAAGCTGCCCCGGCTGGACCGTTTCTTCTCCACCGTATCTTTGGTGTTTACTATCCTGGGCAGCGTTCTGTGCTGGACTGGATTCAGTTTCATGGCCTTTCTGGTCCTGATGACCTGGATTATGCTGATGACCAGCATCCTGTTGCTGGTGGGCCTGTGGGATCTGCTCCACCACTATGAAAAACGCCGGAAGGAACGGAACAAGCGGGTCATCCTGTGGTTCCGCCCTTTCGTCTCCAAGCTGGCGCTTCCCTGCCTGACCATCTTCCTCATCCTGTTCAGCCTCATCTGGCCCGCCGCCACCTTCGACATGGGGGACCTCATCATCAATAAAATTTTCGCCGCCACGGAAATCAAGGATCTGTTCACTTTCAGCTGGAGCAGCGTCATCACGGTCATCCTGATTGCCATTGTTCTCAACTACCTGATATTCCTGGGGAAAAATACGCTGCACGAAGTCTATGGAGAAGATTATGAAGTAGGCATCATCCCCACCTTCGTGACGCTCTCCTCCCTTTTTCTCTGGGGGCTCTTCGTTTTTACGGCGCTCATCATCATGAACGCCAATTACAACGGGCTGCTGATGGTCATGGGAGGCTTGAGCATGGGCATCGGCTTTGCCCTGAAAGACACCATTGAGAATATCATCTGCGGCCTCTCCCTGATGCTGGGGCGCCTGCGCCAGGGCGACATGATTGAATGCGACGGCTACCGGGGCCGCGTCTCCTCCCTGGGCTACCGCTCCACCATGATCGAGACGCTGGACGGCTCTATCATCGCCTTCCAGAACTCCCAGCTCTTTAACAAGAACTTCCGCAACATGACCCGCAACCATAAATTCGAATGCGTGAAGGTGGAAGTGGGCATTTCCTATGGAACGGACGTGGAAAGGGCGCGTAAAATCATTCTGGAAACGCTGTCTTCCCTGCCCTTCCTTTCCAAGGTCAAAAAAACCAGCGTGGTGCTGGACAATTTCGGAGACAGTGCCGTCAATCTGGGCGTATGGGTATGGGTTCCCGTCATGACAAAATCCTCCAGTCTTTCCTCCGTGCGGGAACACATCTATAATGCGTTCAACGAACACGGCATTTCCATCCCGTTCCCTCAACAGGACCTGTACGTGAAAGAATTCCCCGGCGAAGAACCCGTCCTGGAAAAAGGCGCCCCCGTCCAGGGGGCCTGA